The Methanosphaera sp. WGK6 DNA segment AATGTGTACTAACTGCTGCAACAACAAGCGTATTTAACCTATTACCCGAAAGTGATAAACAAACAAATCTAGGATTTAAATTAGCATTTTTTGCTGATGGATACCAGGAAAAAATAGAAAAATATGGTAAAACTATGTATAAAATACCAGTTATGTCTGGTGATTTTTTAATAGAAGAAAATTTTGGAATAACTGATGCAGTAGCAGGAGGTAACTTATTCATAATGGCAAAAACCCAGCAATCAGCATTAATTGCTGCGGAAGCTGCAGTGAATGCAATTGAAGAAATCCCTGGAGTAATAACCCCATTTCCAGGAGGAATTGTAGCATCAGGTTCTAAAGTAGGATCTAAAAAATACGAATTTATGCATGCAACAACAAATGAGGAATATTGTCCTACACTAAAAAATAAAATACCAAATTCCAAACTAAGCGATGATACAAATGGAGTTTATGAAATTGTTTTTGATGGACTTACCGAAGAAAGTGTAATAAAAGCAACAAAAACTGCAATAGAAGCTATAAAAACAATACCTGATGTTCAAAAAATATCTGCTGGTAATTATGGTGGAAATCTCGGAAAATATAAAATAAAACTTATAGACTAAATGGTGATAAAATGAAAGATGTACTAACTCCCATTGAAATGAGAGCAATTGATAAAAACACTGCATACAACCATATTCCCACTTTAGTTCTCATGGAAAATGCAGGTGCAAGTATTGCTAAGTATATTGTAGAACACTACCCTGATAAGAAGAAAGTATCAATATATTCCGGAACTGGTGGAAATGGAGGCGATGGTTTTGTTGTAGCAAGACATCTCTTAAATTATGGGTATAAAGTACATCTACTTCTTTTATCAAAACCAGAAAATATCAAAAATAATGATGCACTCATCAACTGGAAAGCTATTGAAGTAATTAGTACTACAACAAAAAATCTTAAAACATCCATAATTACTGATTCAGAACAATTAACTCCAGATAATTCTGATATAATCATAGATGCACTTCTTGGAACAGGTGTTAATGGAAAAATAAGACAACCTACATCTAAGGCAATAGACACTATTAATTATTCACCAGCTATTAGAATTTCTATTGATGTTCCATCAGGATTAAATCCAGAAACAGGAAATGTGAAAGATAAATCAGTTATTGCACATACCACATTAACATTACATAAGAAAAAAACAGGACTAGTTAAAAGTGAAGAAAGATATACAGGAGCTATAGAAGTACTAGATATTGGTATTCCACAAGTATCAGAGGAATACACAGGAAGTGGTGATCTACTTAAACTAAAAAAACCAGAAGTTACATCACACAAGGGAGATAATGGATCTGTACTGATAATTGGTTCTAATACTGATTATATAGGAGCTGTAATATTTGCAGCAGAAGCATGTATTTCACAGGGCATTGATTTAGTATATATTGTTGTTCCAGAAACATCTGCAAGTATAATTAAACAATATAATCCAGAATATATTGTTAGAAGCATTCCAGGAAGTATACTAAGCATGGATGGTTTTGAATTAATTAAACCATTAATTGAAAAAGTAGATTCCATTCTAATTGGCTCTGGTGCTGGACTTAATAGTAAAACAGGAGAATTATTCAATAATATTGTTAAATCAGTAGATAAACCAATTATTATTGATGCAGATGCTTTGAAATTAGTTGATAAAGAAAATATAAAAAAAGGCAATATTATATTAACACCACATGCTCGTGAATTTGAAACATTTTTTAGCTGTGAATTACCTAAGAAATTAGAAGCAAAAAAAGAATTACTACAAAAATTATCTATAGACTATACTACAACAATACTCCTCAAAGGTGTTGTTGATATTATTACATGTCCTGATGATTATAAATTAAATAGTACTGGTAATCAAGGAATGACTGTTGGTGGTACAGGAGATATTCTTGCAGGATTAACTACTGCAATTTCAACTAAAAATAGCTTATTTGAATCTGCTTATATAGCCTCATTCATCATAGGATGTGCTGGTGATGAAGCCTTAGATAAATATGGATTTAAGTATTCATCAAAAGATATCTTAGAATTTTTATAGGAGTTTTAATTACTCCTATATTAAAGATAATAATACCAAGATAAACGTGCCAAAAACTCCTCCAAATCCTGAAATAATAATAGTCAATAAATTAATTGGAATATCAATTCCAGGAACAATATTCACAAATCCTAATAAAATCCATCCCGCTAAAAGATGAACACCTATTTTTAAAATTAACCCACCATAAGATATGATGAACTTAATAATCAATATTACAATTAACAACAATACTATTAAAGTTAATATACCTGATAAAATCATGATATCACATCCATAATACTTGTTTTCATAAAAATAATAAAATATTTACTATTAAAAATTATACTTCCATAATTAACTATAAACATCATAGATAATATTTATTTTTAAAATATATGATTAATTAAAGTACTAAAAAAAATAAAAAAAATAGATTATGCTATATATACATTTTCTACTTGTTTTTCTACAATATTCATTAAATTCCGTTCAGTTTTTGTTATTTCTTCTTCATAATTTTCTGCACAAGTTTGTACTATTGTTTTAATTGTAGTCTTTACAAGAACTTGTTTTGTAACTTTATTTTTTTCTTGATTTAAATTTTTCATCAAAAAAAGAAATTTAGAATTATTTTATTAAATTGAAAAAAAATTAGTTAAAATCATACATTATACTTAAATTAGTAGAATAAACTACTTTATTTTTTTGTAAAAGTTATTAAAATTTATTATTCTAAAAATTATATTCTTATTCTTAAATTTGTTTTATGATTATTCCTATTTTGTAAATTTTGCTTTATGGATTTATCAATTTTTTAATACATATTTTTATATTAAATAAATAATATACTAAATATTAGTTTATAATAAGTTTTTTATGATAGGGAGGTGTTAAGTTTAGGTTCACTTAAATATGTAGTATTTAATTCTTTAATTGGTGAAATTGGTCTTGTATGGGATAAGAATGAAATTATAAAACAAATAGTGTTACCTCATGTTCAGACAAAAAAGTTTAGTTATAGTAGTCTTCAGTATAAGGGTGTTTTACAGTGCACTAATCCTAGTGAGTATATTCATAATGTTATGTCTGATATAAAAAATATTATTATGGGAAATAATAATATTCATTTTGAAGATAATCAACTAGATTTAGATGTTCTTACTGATTTTCAGAAGGTTGTTTTATTAAAACAGAATGCAATTCCCTATGGTAAAGTAATTACCTATAAGAAATTAGCTGATATGATTGGTAAACCTAGAAGTGCTAGACCTGTGGCTAATGTTTTATCATCAAATCCATTTCCCTTAATTATTCCATGTCATAGAACTGTTCGTTCTGATTGGACTATTGGAGGGTATGCTGGAACTAAGGATGGATACTTTAAACAGTTTATTTTAGAAAATGAAGGTATTCAATTTGAAAATGGTGTTGTTAAAAAAGAATACCGTTATCAATGTGAAGATCTTGAAGTTAAAAATGTTGTATTATAACTTTTTCTTTTTATTTTTTTGTAGTGTTTCTAAGTTTATTTGTTCTTCTTATAGTGTAATAAATTATAAGTTTTAACTTATAAGTTAAAAGATTAATGAAAAAATAAGAAAAAATTAATAAATATATTAAAAATAAGTTTTATAAAAAAAGAAGGTTGAAGAATTATATTTCTTCATCTTCATCTAATGCTACTCTCATTGTGTCAGAGTCTTGAGGCATGTATCTAAGGAAGTCATCTGCTGCTCTTCTTACATCGGAAGAACCAATAATGTATCTACCTGCAATAATAATATCTGCACCATTGGATAATGCTTTATTTACTTTTTCAGGTGTTACTCCACCAGCTACTGCTACTAATCCACGTTTACCCAGTTTGGATTTGATTTCACTGATGTTACCCCATTCTGATGCTTGTTCATTGTCATTATCTCTCATTGTTTCAGAGTCAATATTTCTGTGTAATAAGACTATGTTTGGTTTTAAATTGAGTTGTTCAAGTTTTTCTGGAATATCTTGTACATTCATCATGTCAAGTATGGAGTATATTCCTTGTTTAGAACATTCATGTATAGCTTTTTCAATAGATTCGTTTGTTCCAAGACCAGAAATAGCTACTGCATCTGCTGTTTGGTCTGCAGCCATTTTAACTTCTACTCTTCCAACATCTAATGTTTTAAGATCAGCAATAATGAAAGCTCCAGGTCTTTCTTCTCTTATTTTACTAATTATTTCTACACCGAATTTTTTAACTAATGGTGTACCAGCTTCAATAAGAATTCTTTCACGTTTTGGTAAGTCTCTTATGATACTACGCATTTTATCTTCATTATCAAGATCTAATGCAACTTGTAAGTAAGGTGGGTTCCATAATTTCATAGCTTTGAATCCCATAATTGGATGAGTTCCTCTGTCTTTTTCTGCTAATACTTTATCTACTGATGGATATTTATCAAATGCACGTTTAATTGCAAGTTTGGTTGCTCCATAGTTGTATTGGTATATTTTACGATAATCTTTTGCAGAAGGATCAATAAATACATTTACCATTATTACAATATCTTCAACAATATCACTTGGTATAATTTCTTCTTCTACTGCATCAGCTACTGCTCTTCCTACTGCAGTTTGAGCTGGACCAAATATTTTACTTGCATCATCTAAGTTTTGTACTGTTACTTTAGGTATGATGAGTGTTGCAGGTTTTGCAGTTAAGTTTGGTCTGATTACTGCAAGAAGAGGTGTGTGTCCAACAGACATACTTGCCATGTTTGTTGCAAATGCAGTTCCTACAGGACCTTCTTTATCTCCAATTATAAGGTCGATATGTGCTAATTCGGGTCCATCTCCTATTAAAGCTTCTCCTATTTCATACATTAGTTCTTTCTCCATTAAATTTATTCTAATTTTTTTATTTTATCATTTTTTTAAGATGTTGGATTTGAAAAACAATTTTAAAAAAAAAAGTTTTCATTATAATATTATATTTGTTTATCTGTAATTATATATTTCACTGATTAAATTACATTATAATCATACAAAAAAAATAAGAATAACTTATTAAAACATAATATTTACTTTAATTTTAATATTAAATAAAACACATAATTAAGTAAGGAATTAAATATAGATTTAAATCATATGGAAAGATGAAAATGAAAATTGATACACATATACACAGCCAGTATTCAAAAGATTCAATTGCCCCCTTAGAAGATATTGTTAAATATAGTCAAAAAACAGGTTTGAATGCAATAGCTATAACAGATCATGATGAAATAAAAGGAACATGGGCTGTTAGAAAAATAAAACATGAAGGATTACTATTAATTCCAGGAGAAGAAGTAAGTAGTACTCAAGGTCATATAGTAGCATTAGGTATAACTGATTATATAAAACCATTACAAACACCTCAAGAAACAATTGATCAAATCCATGACAATGCAGGTATTGCAATAGCAGCACATCCTTACTGTTATTACAGAAGTGGTCTTGGAAATATTGTGCAAAAATTAGATGTTGATGCAATGGAAACTATGAATTCAAGATTTATACTAGGTATATCTAATTATTTAAGTAAAAGAGTTTCTAATAAGAACAATATTCCAGCAATAGGCGCTAGTGATGCTCATTTCATAAAAGGAATAGGTCGATGTTATACAGAAATTCCTGATTGTGATGATGTAGATACTTTAATTAAATACATAAAAAAAGGAAAAACTAGTGCTCATGGAGAACGTACCCCTATGAATCTTATTATTAAAGAAGTAATTCGTAAAAAAGGTCGTAAAACAAAACCTAAAACAGAATAAATGTATATGAGATAATCTGTTTCTCAAAGAAAATTATCTTATAAATATTTAAAATTTTATTTTCAAAAAAAAGAAATATAGAATAGTTATTCCATATTTTTAAGTTGTTCATCAATTTTATTAACTCGTTCTTCTAATGAATCAACTCTTTTATCCGTAATCTCTTTATATTCATTAAGGTCTTTTTCTAAAGTATTATATTTATCAATAACTATATCCAAATCATCTTGTGTTGTAAGATTCCAATCTTCAATTACTTGTTCACTTTGTTCATTGATGAATTGATTTATTTTTTTAGACATTGCATCGGTTCTTGTTGTAATATATTCTTCTTCATCATCTTGAACTCTATCTTTAAGTTTATCTCCAAATCTATTTACTGTTTCAGCAAAGTTAGAAACATATTCCTCTTGTCCCACTCGTTCACTGAAATCTTCTGCTCTATTATACATATCCCTATATACAGGATTATTTGTACTTTGTAAATAATAAAATACTAGAATAAGTATTGCTATGATTAGTATTACTATTGCCAGTATGGAAGCATGATCCATGTATTAGTCCCCTTATTATTTTTTAAGAGATTTTTCTATCTCTGCTTCTTTTTTATCTAATTTTTCAGCTAATTTCTGAAGTTTTAAGAGTTCACTTTTTGCTTCAAGTTGTTCTACTCTTTCGTTTACCTCTGTACTTAGTAAACCTACTTTTCCCATTATTTCAGAAGTGTTAATTCGAATTTGTTGAAGTTTTTCCTGATCTTCTTTAGATAATTCAGACATGTTTTCTTTCATACGTTTATTTTCCAAGTCTTTTTCTACTAATTCAATTTTTTTAAGTTCCATTTGTCTTTCAAGTAATGTTACATTATTTCGTGAAACTGCACTTTTTCTCCACTCCACAACTATTACTATTATTGCAATTAAAAAAATTATAGCTAGTGCTAGTAAAAAGATTTGGTCTTCTGTGAATGCTATAACCATTATTTAACCTTCTTATATAATTATTTTTTTCTATTTAATATAGATTGTATATTATATTATTAGTTTAATTCTTTATTATATTTATGATATATGAGTTATATAATCACTGAAAACATGAAGATAATTTAATAAGTTCTTATGAAAAATTAGATGTTTAGAAAATTAATTTAAAAAAAAGGATTTAAAGAAGGTTAATTTATATTTTTACTTCTTCATATACCATGTCAATTGCTTTGGACATTGCTTCTTCTACACTTTCTGATAATCCATATTCAACAAATGGTGATGATACTTTTTCTGGTTGACATGCTATGATAACTATTTCAACTTCGTCTAGTTCATCTAATGGGTCTGCTACTGATACGGAGTGTGGATCTTGATATTTTCCTTCAGGAACTTGATCTTTTGATAATTTTTTTATATCCCCTGGTTTTCCTCCAAAGTTAGCT contains these protein-coding regions:
- a CDS encoding bifunctional ADP-dependent NAD(P)H-hydrate dehydratase/NAD(P)H-hydrate epimerase, whose product is MKDVLTPIEMRAIDKNTAYNHIPTLVLMENAGASIAKYIVEHYPDKKKVSIYSGTGGNGGDGFVVARHLLNYGYKVHLLLLSKPENIKNNDALINWKAIEVISTTTKNLKTSIITDSEQLTPDNSDIIIDALLGTGVNGKIRQPTSKAIDTINYSPAIRISIDVPSGLNPETGNVKDKSVIAHTTLTLHKKKTGLVKSEERYTGAIEVLDIGIPQVSEEYTGSGDLLKLKKPEVTSHKGDNGSVLIIGSNTDYIGAVIFAAEACISQGIDLVYIVVPETSASIIKQYNPEYIVRSIPGSILSMDGFELIKPLIEKVDSILIGSGAGLNSKTGELFNNIVKSVDKPIIIDADALKLVDKENIKKGNIILTPHAREFETFFSCELPKKLEAKKELLQKLSIDYTTTILLKGVVDIITCPDDYKLNSTGNQGMTVGGTGDILAGLTTAISTKNSLFESAYIASFIIGCAGDEALDKYGFKYSSKDILEFL
- the frhD gene encoding coenzyme F420-reducing hydrogenase, FrhD protein codes for the protein MTYDAEVLVVGCGNVLFKDDGFGPATINKIEEELNKRPLPENVMTIDAGTSAPHYLFSLPNPMWKKIIILDIANFGGKPGDIKKLSKDQVPEGKYQDPHSVSVADPLDELDEVEIVIIACQPEKVSSPFVEYGLSESVEEAMSKAIDMVYEEVKI
- a CDS encoding pro-sigmaK processing inhibitor BofA family protein, with translation MILSGILTLIVLLLIVILIIKFIISYGGLILKIGVHLLAGWILLGFVNIVPGIDIPINLLTIIISGFGGVFGTFILVLLSLI
- a CDS encoding PHP domain-containing protein; amino-acid sequence: MKIDTHIHSQYSKDSIAPLEDIVKYSQKTGLNAIAITDHDEIKGTWAVRKIKHEGLLLIPGEEVSSTQGHIVALGITDYIKPLQTPQETIDQIHDNAGIAIAAHPYCYYRSGLGNIVQKLDVDAMETMNSRFILGISNYLSKRVSNKNNIPAIGASDAHFIKGIGRCYTEIPDCDDVDTLIKYIKKGKTSAHGERTPMNLIIKEVIRKKGRKTKPKTE
- a CDS encoding bifunctional 5,6,7,8-tetrahydromethanopterin hydro-lyase/3-hexulose-6-phosphate synthase, with translation MYEIGEALIGDGPELAHIDLIIGDKEGPVGTAFATNMASMSVGHTPLLAVIRPNLTAKPATLIIPKVTVQNLDDASKIFGPAQTAVGRAVADAVEEEIIPSDIVEDIVIMVNVFIDPSAKDYRKIYQYNYGATKLAIKRAFDKYPSVDKVLAEKDRGTHPIMGFKAMKLWNPPYLQVALDLDNEDKMRSIIRDLPKRERILIEAGTPLVKKFGVEIISKIREERPGAFIIADLKTLDVGRVEVKMAADQTADAVAISGLGTNESIEKAIHECSKQGIYSILDMMNVQDIPEKLEQLNLKPNIVLLHRNIDSETMRDNDNEQASEWGNISEIKSKLGKRGLVAVAGGVTPEKVNKALSNGADIIIAGRYIIGSSDVRRAADDFLRYMPQDSDTMRVALDEDEEI
- a CDS encoding MGMT family protein; its protein translation is MLSLGSLKYVVFNSLIGEIGLVWDKNEIIKQIVLPHVQTKKFSYSSLQYKGVLQCTNPSEYIHNVMSDIKNIIMGNNNIHFEDNQLDLDVLTDFQKVVLLKQNAIPYGKVITYKKLADMIGKPRSARPVANVLSSNPFPLIIPCHRTVRSDWTIGGYAGTKDGYFKQFILENEGIQFENGVVKKEYRYQCEDLEVKNVVL
- the fhcD gene encoding formylmethanofuran--tetrahydromethanopterin N-formyltransferase, which produces MNLPEIDDTYAEAFKTKAAHLLITAATKKLAYIAATEATGFGTSFIGCPAEAGINQYIPPEKTPDNRPGYSIIICQNKTAQVETQLLERIGQCVLTAATTSVFNLLPESDKQTNLGFKLAFFADGYQEKIEKYGKTMYKIPVMSGDFLIEENFGITDAVAGGNLFIMAKTQQSALIAAEAAVNAIEEIPGVITPFPGGIVASGSKVGSKKYEFMHATTNEEYCPTLKNKIPNSKLSDDTNGVYEIVFDGLTEESVIKATKTAIEAIKTIPDVQKISAGNYGGNLGKYKIKLID